ACAGGTACAAAAGGTGGGTATGGCCATGGCGTCGTTAGAGGATTTTACCCAAGATAAGATCACCGCGGTCCATAAGCTATTTATAGACGAAATCCAAAGCTTCTCAACCATAGGTTTCCAATCAGAAGAGTTTGTGCGTAAAGCCTTAACCGCGGCGTTAGGTGAAGAAAAAGCGGGTAACTTGATTGAGCAAATTATTATGGGATCGGGGGCGAAGGGTCTCGACTCATTAAAATGGATGGACTCTAAGCAAGTTGCCAATATTATTCGTAATGAGCATCCACAGATCCAAACAATTGTAATGTCCTATTTGGATCCAGAGCAATCGGCGGAAATTATGTCGCAATTCTCTGAGAAGGTTCGTCTTGATCTCATGATGCGAATTGCTAATTTAGAAGAAGTACAACCTGCGGCCCTACAAGAATTAAACGAGATCATGGAGAAACAATTCGCGGGTCAAGCCGGTGCGCAAGCCGCGAAAATGGGTGGCCTGAAGGCTGCTGCGGATATTATGAACTACTTGGATACGAATATTGAAGGCCAGTTAATGGACGCTATTCGTGAGCATGACGAAGAAATGAGTCAACAAATTCAAGATCTTATGTTTGTATTTGATAACCTTGCTGATGTCGACGACAAAGGTATTCAAGCTATTTTACGTGAAGTACAGCAAGAATCATTGATGCGCGCGATTAAAGGTGCGGATGAAGGCTTACAAGATAAAATTATGGCTAATATGTCTAAACGTGCAGCTGAATTACTTAAAGACGATTTAGAAGCTATGGGGCCTATCCGTGTCAGTGAAGTGGAAACGGCGCAAAAAGAAATCCTGTCAATTGCACGTCGCTTAGCGGATGCAGGCGAGATCATGCTTGGTGGCGGTGGTGGAGAAGAATTCTTGTAATTCTTTTCCTTATGTTAGATTGGTAGTGGTATGTCTGAACAGCACAAAAGTAAACATTTTATCAAGGCGGGAGAAGCACTCGCCGCTGAATCAAAAACTTGGAATTTGCCACCTGTTACGGGAGATGAAAAACCGCCTGAATATACCAATGCAATGCGCAAGCCTGAAGGTTGGGTGTATGAACCACCAGAGCCTGAAGAAGAACCGCCACAGCCCCCAACCCTAGAAGAAATTGAAGCTATCCGTCAAGCCGCGTATGACGAAGGCTTTGCAGAAGGAAAAGAAGCTGGCTTTAATCAAGGTTTAGCTGAAGGTCAAGAAAAAGGCCACGCTGAAGGGTTAGAGCAAGGAACACAAACCGGTATTGAGCAAGGATTAGAGCAAGGAAAAGGTTTAATCGAGGAAAAAGCCGATGCATGGAATCAGATCCTTGATGCTATTAACACGCCATTGCGGCATATTGATGAGCATGTAGAGCAGGAAATTGTCAACCTAGCGAGCCATTTAGCAAAAGCAGTGGTTAAAACGGAACTCAAAACGAACAAAGACATTTTAATTAAAACGGTAAAGGACGCTGTTGATGCTTTACCGATTAACAACAGTCAATTCGAGATCCACCTCCATCCAAACGATATTCAAACAATCACTGATGTTTATACTGAAGAAGGTATAGAAAAAAAAGGTTGGCGTTTAATGGCTGAACCCGCGATGCAAACGGGCAGCTGTGAAATCAAAACGCAAAGTTCTAGTGTGACTTACACCATAGAACAACGTATCGAAGAAATATTGGATAGATTTTTGCAGGATAGCCAATCAAGTCATTAATTTAGTCACTAAGTGTCAAAAATCTATCTATGTCTAGCGAAACCATCTGTGCGCGATTAAAAAACAGCCAGCAATTAATAGCGGGTAGTGTCCCCAAAGTCGCCGGACGTTTAACTCGAGTTATCGGATTAACCCTTGAAGCTGTTGGTTGCCAAGCGTCGGTTGGCAGCTTGTGCGCGGTTGATAGTGTGAATGGTACGATTGATGCTGAAGTGGTTGGATTTGAAGGCGAAAAAATTTACCTAATGCCGAGCGAAGAAATTCGTGGCATTTTGCCCGGTGCGCGCGTAACCCCTTTATCTAGCGAGCAAGGCATACCCGTTGGAATGCATTTACTTGGCCGAGTTATCGATGGTGCTGGGAGACCACTGGATGGTAAAGGTTCAATTGCTAGTCAACAACGTACAGCTGCAGTGAATAAAGCGATTAACCCACTTTCGCGTCGACAAATATCAGAGCCGCTTGATGTTGGTATACAGGCTATCAATGGCATGCTTACTGTGGGGAAAGGTCAGCGAATGGGACTTTTTGCCGGCTCAGGTGTCGGTAAGTCAGTGCTACTGGGCATGATGACCCGCGGCACGGCCGCTGATGTTATTGTTGTTGGATTAATTGGCGAGCGGGGACGAGAAGTAAAAGAGTTTATCGAAGAGATACTTGGCGAAGAAGGGCGAGCTCGCTCTGTGGTAGTCGCTGCACCTGCTGATAACTCGCCGTTGATGCGCTTAAAAGGCTGCGAAACAGCAGTGTCAGTGGCTGAGTATTTCCGCGATCAGGGAATGGATGTATTACTGCTAATGGATTCAATTACGCGATATGCACAAGCACAACGTGAAATTGCCTTAGCCATTGGTGAGCCGCCGGCAACCAAAGGTTATCCGCCATCTGTTTTTGCAAAGTTACCTGCTTTGGTCGAGCGCGCTGGCAATGGCGGTGAAGGTCAAGGTTCGATAACCGCTTTTTACACCGTGTTGTCAGAAGGCGATGATTTGCAAGATCCTATTGCAGATGCGTCTCGGGCAATATTAGATGGTCATATTGTTTTATCTCGTGAATTGGCCGATGCTGGACATTACCCAGCAATTGATGTGGCTAAATCTATTTCTCGTGTCATGCCTGCGGTGACGAGTGAACTGCATCAAGATCAAGCCAGAGTGATTAAAACCCTCTATTCGTCTTATCAAAAAAACCAAGATTTAATTACCATAGGCGCATATAACAAAGGCAGCGATCCTATTGTTGATACCGCTATTCAACTTAAGCCAA
This genomic window from Saccharobesus litoralis contains:
- the fliH gene encoding flagellar assembly protein FliH is translated as MSEQHKSKHFIKAGEALAAESKTWNLPPVTGDEKPPEYTNAMRKPEGWVYEPPEPEEEPPQPPTLEEIEAIRQAAYDEGFAEGKEAGFNQGLAEGQEKGHAEGLEQGTQTGIEQGLEQGKGLIEEKADAWNQILDAINTPLRHIDEHVEQEIVNLASHLAKAVVKTELKTNKDILIKTVKDAVDALPINNSQFEIHLHPNDIQTITDVYTEEGIEKKGWRLMAEPAMQTGSCEIKTQSSSVTYTIEQRIEEILDRFLQDSQSSH
- the fliI gene encoding flagellar protein export ATPase FliI, coding for MSSETICARLKNSQQLIAGSVPKVAGRLTRVIGLTLEAVGCQASVGSLCAVDSVNGTIDAEVVGFEGEKIYLMPSEEIRGILPGARVTPLSSEQGIPVGMHLLGRVIDGAGRPLDGKGSIASQQRTAAVNKAINPLSRRQISEPLDVGIQAINGMLTVGKGQRMGLFAGSGVGKSVLLGMMTRGTAADVIVVGLIGERGREVKEFIEEILGEEGRARSVVVAAPADNSPLMRLKGCETAVSVAEYFRDQGMDVLLLMDSITRYAQAQREIALAIGEPPATKGYPPSVFAKLPALVERAGNGGEGQGSITAFYTVLSEGDDLQDPIADASRAILDGHIVLSRELADAGHYPAIDVAKSISRVMPAVTSELHQDQARVIKTLYSSYQKNQDLITIGAYNKGSDPIVDTAIQLKPKIDEFLQQKMQQIIPYDECLSALDDLTQQFRAN
- the fliG gene encoding flagellar motor switch protein FliG, with the translated sequence MPDEQNDAPLFDVERLEGVEKAAILLLSLSEEDAAQILKHLEPKQVQKVGMAMASLEDFTQDKITAVHKLFIDEIQSFSTIGFQSEEFVRKALTAALGEEKAGNLIEQIIMGSGAKGLDSLKWMDSKQVANIIRNEHPQIQTIVMSYLDPEQSAEIMSQFSEKVRLDLMMRIANLEEVQPAALQELNEIMEKQFAGQAGAQAAKMGGLKAAADIMNYLDTNIEGQLMDAIREHDEEMSQQIQDLMFVFDNLADVDDKGIQAILREVQQESLMRAIKGADEGLQDKIMANMSKRAAELLKDDLEAMGPIRVSEVETAQKEILSIARRLADAGEIMLGGGGGEEFL